AAGGGGCCCTGAAGGGGCTGACCGGGGGGGTCAGCCCCTTCCTCCCCCAAGGCCGCCCCCGCAGGCATCATGCGCGACGTTCCGGGGGCGCGCATCACCATTTCTGATGAACGTCGACCGGCGCCGCCGCCGGCGATGCCCGTCCCTCTCGGCGGCGGCTACCCGGGCGGCTGCCAGTATCCGAGGTGGTTGCCCCAGGGATCGGTGAAGGGCAGCCAGGCGGCACCGTCGACCTCCTCGGGGCGCTCGGCGTCCATAGGGATCTTCATGCGCTTCAGCCGTCGCCGCGTCGCCGCCACGTCGTCGCTCGCCAGGGCGAGCTGAACGCCCGGTTTGCGTGACGGCACGAGGCTCACCCGCTGCCCACCGGCGTCCATCTCGGCCACGCGGACGCCCTCGTGCTCCACCGTCCGCACGTGCGCGAAACCGCAGACGTCGGTGTAGAACCCGACGGCCTCGTCGACGTCGCCGACCTGGATGATCACCTCGGTAATCGTCATCTGCGCACCCTTTCCACGTCCCGCCCGTCACGCATCGTAGAAGTAGCGCTCGTGTACCTTGCGCACCCGGCGCATGGCCCGCCCGAGCTCCTCGACGAACGCCTGCGCGCCAGGTGCCGGATGGCCGAGCATGCGCGCGATGCGCTCCTGGTCGCGTGGGCCGGGGGGCAGCTCGTCGGTGCGGCGCAGACCCCCGAGATAGAGCATGTTGCGGATTCTCGCGAGCAGGCTGTAGCCCTCGCGCAGCCAGCGGGCGTCCCCTCCGTCGATCACCCCTTCACGGGCGAGCGCCTCCACCGCTGCGAGCGTCCCGGGCGTGCGCAGGCTCGGGCGGTGGCCGCCCAGCTGCAGCTGGAGCAGCTGGACCGTCCACTCGGCATCGGACAGGCCGCCCGGGCCGAGCTTGAGGTCGACGCGGTCACCGACGTTGATCCCCCCGGGGCGGTCGGCGGGCGGGTGGGGCCGCACAACCGGCCGGGCGGGCGGTGGGCGACCGGGCCGGAACGCGCGGCGCTGCGCTGGTGCCCGCACCGGGTCCCCCTGAGCGGCACCGCGCTCGCGCTCGACGCGAGCCTTCATGCGCCGGACGGCCTGGACCCGCTCGGGCGGCGGCCGCTTGGGGTAGACGAGGTCGGTAACCGCATCGACGAAGGCGGCGCCGAGCTGCCGGTCACCCGCGACCGGTCGCGCCTGGGTGAGCGCTTGCAGCTCCCAGTGCTCCCCCCACCGCTCGTAGTAGGAGCGGTAGGAGTCGAGGGTGCGCGCGAGCGGGCCGTCCTTGCCCTCGGGGCGCAGGTTCAGGTCGACCCGGAACGCCTGGCCTTCCGGGGTGATGTCGCCGAGGGCGGGCAGCAGGCGACCGACGGCCTTCAGTGCCTCCTCCCGGTGTTCCGCCGGCTCGAACACGAGGAGGACGTCGAGGTCGCTTGCGTAGCCGAGCTCCCGGCCGCCGAGCTTGCCGAGCGCCACGACTGCCATCCGCACCTCGGAGGGCACGACGAGGGACACCGCCCGCTCCAGGCAGGCCTCGGCCAGCGCGCTGAGCTCGGCCGCCACGTCGACCACGTCCGCCTGGCCGGTGAGGTCGCGCACCGCGATGCGCGCCACCTCCCGGCGCTTCAGCCGCCGCAGGGCGTCGGAGGAGGCTGCCTCGTCCTGTCCCCGTCGCCGAAGGCCTTCCGCGAGGCGCAGGTAGTCCGACGACTCGAGACGCCGGCCGAGCCCGGACAGGTCGGCGAGGTAACCGATGACCTCGGGCTGGCGTTCCAGCCACTGGCCGACGAGCTGGCTCCGGCCGAGCACCTGGGCGAGCATCTCCCCCACCGGCGGGGTGTCGCGGAGGGACCGCAGGAACACCGGGGACCCCCCGAGCCGGTCGGCGAGAGAATGGAAGGCCGCGAGCCCACCGTCGGGGTCGGGCGCTGCTGCGAGCGTGGGCAGCAGCGCGGGCAGGAGCATCCGGAACAGCTGCGCGCCCCGGCTCACGCCGCTCGCGAGCGCGCGAAGGTGCTCGAGCGCGGCGCCGGCGTCGGCGAAGCCGAGGGCCGCGAGCCGGTCCCGCGCGGCCTCGTCGTCGAGGCCGCCGCCGTCCGGCCCCCCAACGACCTGGTCGGCGCGGGACAGCTCCGCGAAGCGCTCGAGCAGGGGCCGGTAGAAGAGCTTCTCGTGGAGGCGGCGCACGTAGCCCTGGACCCGGGCGAGCTCCTTGTCGAACTGCTGGAGCGCGCTCTTGCCCGTGAGGTCGTGGAAGCCGAGGTTGCGCGCGAGGCAGCCGCGTTCCTCGTCGTCTGCGGGGACCGTATGCGTGCGGCGGAGCCGGTAGAGCTGGAGCCGGTGCTCGACGGTTCGCAGGAACTGGTAGGCGTCGCTGGCGAGGTTCGCGTCGCCCTCGTCGACGTAGCCTCCGGCAGCCAGGGCCTGGAGGGCTTCGAGCGTGTTGCCGCTGCGCAACGTCTCGTCGTAGCGGCCGTGCACGAGCTGCAGCAGCTGGACGGCGAACTCGATGTCGCGGATGCCGCCGGGTGCGAGCTTCACCTGCCGGTTCCCCGCGCGCTGGACCTCCCGGGAGGACTCGACGACCCCTTTCATCCGCTGGATCTCCGCCACCGCCTCCGCCTCGAGGCGGTCGGGCCACACGAACGGCCGGGTCGCTTCGACGAAGTCGCGGCCGAGTCGGGCGTCCCCAGCGACGTGGCGCGCCTTCAGCAGCGCCTGGAACTCCCACGCCTTCGCCCACCGCTCGTAGTAGGCGAGGTAGGCCTCGAGGCTGCGCAGGAGCGGTCCGTCCTTGCCCTCGGGGCGCAGGTTCGCGTCCACCTCGTACGCGCGGCCCTCCGGGGTCGTCTCGCCGAGCAACCGCAGGAACGCCGCCGCGACGCGGCGCGCGGCCTCGAGGTCGCCGTCGCCCACGAACATGACGTCGACGTCGGAGACGTAGTTGAGCTCGCGGCCGCCGAGCTTGCCCATCCCGATCACCGCGACCCGGGCGTCGGGGCGCTCGGTGTCGACGAGGTGGTCGAGAGCGGCGGCGAGGATGCCCTCCGCGAGGTCGGCGAGCTCGGCCGCCGTGGTCGGGGTGTCGGCGAGGCCGAGCAGGTCCCGGGCGGCGACGCGCAGCAGGCCGCGACGCTGGAAGGCCGCGAGCCTCCGTGCGGCGTCCTCGGGTGTCGCCCGGAGCTCCGCGGCCGCGCGGCGCTGCACGGTCGCGGCGTGCCACGGCTCGAGTTCGCCGGTGAGCACGGACAGCGCTGCCGGGCTGTCGGCGAGGAGCTCGCCGAGCGCCCGGCTGGCGCCGGCGACGGTCGCCGCGCGGGTCACGAGGGGCTGCCCCGCGCGCTCCCCGGCCACGAGGCTGGCCCAGCCGTCGGGGTGCGCCTCGGCGAGGCGGGCGAGCAGCGGGAGCGCGTGGTTGACGTTGAGCGTGCGGGCCAGGGCCTCGACGAGCGGCTCGGCGTCGGGTGCCGGCCCCTCGTCCCCCCACAGGCCGAGCGCGTGGAGCTGGGGCACCGCGGTGTCCGCGGCGATCCCGAGGCGGGCGAGCATGCCCTGCCCGCCGGCGGACCAGCGGTCGC
This genomic stretch from Egibacteraceae bacterium harbors:
- a CDS encoding VOC family protein, with protein sequence MTITEVIIQVGDVDEAVGFYTDVCGFAHVRTVEHEGVRVAEMDAGGQRVSLVPSRKPGVQLALASDDVAATRRRLKRMKIPMDAERPEEVDGAAWLPFTDPWGNHLGYWQPPG
- a CDS encoding bifunctional [glutamine synthetase] adenylyltransferase/[glutamine synthetase]-adenylyl-L-tyrosine phosphorylase, with amino-acid sequence MDEPDVPMVVRDRWSAGGQGMLARLGIAADTAVPQLHALGLWGDEGPAPDAEPLVEALARTLNVNHALPLLARLAEAHPDGWASLVAGERAGQPLVTRAATVAGASRALGELLADSPAALSVLTGELEPWHAATVQRRAAAELRATPEDAARRLAAFQRRGLLRVAARDLLGLADTPTTAAELADLAEGILAAALDHLVDTERPDARVAVIGMGKLGGRELNYVSDVDVMFVGDGDLEAARRVAAAFLRLLGETTPEGRAYEVDANLRPEGKDGPLLRSLEAYLAYYERWAKAWEFQALLKARHVAGDARLGRDFVEATRPFVWPDRLEAEAVAEIQRMKGVVESSREVQRAGNRQVKLAPGGIRDIEFAVQLLQLVHGRYDETLRSGNTLEALQALAAGGYVDEGDANLASDAYQFLRTVEHRLQLYRLRRTHTVPADDEERGCLARNLGFHDLTGKSALQQFDKELARVQGYVRRLHEKLFYRPLLERFAELSRADQVVGGPDGGGLDDEAARDRLAALGFADAGAALEHLRALASGVSRGAQLFRMLLPALLPTLAAAPDPDGGLAAFHSLADRLGGSPVFLRSLRDTPPVGEMLAQVLGRSQLVGQWLERQPEVIGYLADLSGLGRRLESSDYLRLAEGLRRRGQDEAASSDALRRLKRREVARIAVRDLTGQADVVDVAAELSALAEACLERAVSLVVPSEVRMAVVALGKLGGRELGYASDLDVLLVFEPAEHREEALKAVGRLLPALGDITPEGQAFRVDLNLRPEGKDGPLARTLDSYRSYYERWGEHWELQALTQARPVAGDRQLGAAFVDAVTDLVYPKRPPPERVQAVRRMKARVERERGAAQGDPVRAPAQRRAFRPGRPPPARPVVRPHPPADRPGGINVGDRVDLKLGPGGLSDAEWTVQLLQLQLGGHRPSLRTPGTLAAVEALAREGVIDGGDARWLREGYSLLARIRNMLYLGGLRRTDELPPGPRDQERIARMLGHPAPGAQAFVEELGRAMRRVRKVHERYFYDA